The Methanococcus maripaludis genome has a window encoding:
- a CDS encoding jacalin-like lectin produces the protein MGNKSLGIKLQKFSPILDRDWEKYNKINQGVNMTIYEPTQYAGHGGHPFRQFGNDCSVIHSIRVWIDSLDKHRIIKALEVTFTDGITTKMCGESHGNVHTEYVFKPGEKIESMSLWDCGNPKKLRAGRILFKTSNGITVDTGKCKGKTEFPVNVGSGILVGIEGGSGADVDRIGFIFIKPIKEMILENVIYPTLKFETTGIMPVYLDEYLGHNTSDHTISWKFGDSINKTFEHTWSSTSNVELFGEYSVKAGVPEVVEVDGKYGWKVGAETRLERSEKESKELNWDTEGTLEPGESINLVAITRRGSLPGIDMSGDLKIVTKDGESKSFKMTGLYNGITYTQVETCSKNEKL, from the coding sequence ATGGGCAACAAGTCATTGGGGATCAAATTACAAAAATTTAGCCCTATACTAGATAGGGATTGGGAAAAATATAATAAAATAAATCAGGGGGTAAACATGACTATTTATGAACCTACTCAATATGCAGGCCATGGGGGACACCCGTTCCGCCAGTTTGGCAATGACTGTTCTGTTATACATAGTATAAGAGTATGGATAGATTCACTTGATAAGCATAGAATTATTAAGGCACTTGAAGTGACATTTACCGATGGAATCACGACAAAAATGTGTGGGGAATCGCATGGGAATGTGCATACTGAGTATGTATTTAAACCAGGTGAAAAAATCGAAAGTATGTCATTGTGGGATTGTGGAAACCCAAAAAAACTGCGTGCTGGTAGAATCCTATTCAAGACATCAAACGGAATTACGGTGGATACTGGAAAATGTAAGGGTAAAACTGAATTTCCTGTAAATGTTGGTTCCGGTATTTTGGTAGGAATTGAAGGGGGATCGGGGGCTGATGTTGATAGAATCGGCTTCATATTTATAAAACCAATTAAAGAAATGATTTTGGAAAATGTGATCTATCCGACCCTTAAGTTTGAAACAACAGGTATCATGCCTGTCTACCTAGACGAATATTTGGGCCATAACACTTCAGATCATACTATTTCTTGGAAGTTTGGAGATTCCATTAATAAAACGTTTGAACATACATGGAGCAGCACCTCTAATGTTGAACTCTTTGGAGAATATAGCGTTAAAGCAGGTGTTCCTGAAGTAGTTGAAGTAGACGGTAAGTATGGGTGGAAAGTAGGTGCTGAAACTAGATTAGAAAGGTCGGAAAAAGAGTCTAAAGAGCTTAATTGGGATACAGAGGGAACTCTGGAACCCGGGGAATCCATAAATCTGGTCGCGATCACTAGGAGGGGTTCACTTCCAGGTATTGATATGTCGGGAGATTTAAAAATTGTTACAAAGGATGGTGAGTCGAAATCGTTCAAAATGACGGGATTATATAATGGAATTACTTATACTCAGGTTGAAACATGCTCAAAAAATGAAAAATTGTAG
- a CDS encoding tyrosine-type recombinase/integrase: MNELEKKLLYGTKPDPVVATEEQNKYIMKFREEREFDNIKPSTIKNDITSLKVFLAFCEDAKKEPYTLSTHDFVIFFNMLNNRRNCTVRTQNRYFNLLKVFYRLLKYDNFKEFERESIERKRFSKFEKKHYDTINFDTYNRIIKEIILSNSRTRLRDALIVRVLWETGCRRSEALSIRYKDCDFEKGRFRIRDTKTYEERTVVIAEETVEIVRDYIKENIRRDSNDYIFQNEMIQNGKRVKLDWITNVFKKAVRKLKEEGVIPEGKRIVIHSLRHGRATDLLDKGVPIDVVKEILGHRSLETTLYYSHSKERKDGMLDNIQKLL, from the coding sequence ATGAACGAATTAGAGAAAAAGTTGCTTTATGGAACAAAACCTGATCCTGTAGTAGCAACTGAAGAACAAAACAAGTACATAATGAAATTCCGCGAAGAAAGGGAATTTGATAATATTAAACCTTCAACCATAAAAAACGATATAACGTCTTTAAAAGTGTTTTTAGCTTTTTGTGAAGATGCTAAAAAAGAACCATATACACTAAGTACTCATGACTTTGTAATATTTTTCAATATGTTAAATAACCGTAGAAACTGTACTGTAAGAACACAAAACAGGTATTTTAACCTTTTAAAAGTATTCTACAGGCTTTTAAAATATGATAATTTTAAAGAATTCGAGCGAGAAAGCATTGAAAGAAAAAGGTTTTCAAAATTCGAAAAAAAACACTACGATACCATTAATTTTGATACCTATAACAGGATAATAAAAGAGATAATCCTCAGTAACAGCAGGACAAGACTTAGGGATGCGCTTATCGTGAGAGTACTCTGGGAAACTGGTTGCAGGCGGTCTGAAGCACTAAGCATAAGGTACAAAGATTGTGATTTTGAAAAAGGGCGATTTAGAATAAGAGATACAAAAACTTACGAAGAAAGAACTGTCGTTATTGCAGAGGAAACCGTTGAAATAGTGCGGGATTATATAAAAGAAAACATCAGAAGGGATTCAAACGATTATATCTTCCAAAATGAAATGATACAAAACGGTAAACGTGTAAAACTCGACTGGATCACAAATGTATTCAAAAAAGCAGTTCGAAAATTAAAAGAAGAAGGGGTAATTCCTGAAGGTAAAAGAATTGTAATCCACAGCTTAAGGCATGGAAGAGCGACTGATCTTTTAGATAAAGGTGTTCCAATCGATGTTGTAAAAGAGATCCTGGGCCACAGGTCCCTTGAAACAACGCTTTATTATTCGCATTCAAAAGAAAGAAAAGATGGGATGCTTGATAATATTCAAAAATTACTTTAA
- a CDS encoding nucleoside triphosphate pyrophosphohydrolase, with protein MVEYGKLVRDKIPDIIFEEGKISLIHTADEEEFKIKLNEKLIEEATEFSENPSIEELADIFEVINAICEFYGFDLKEIEEERIKKLNERGGFSERVILDIVE; from the coding sequence ATGGTTGAATATGGAAAACTTGTGCGGGATAAAATTCCGGATATTATTTTTGAAGAAGGTAAAATTTCTTTAATCCATACTGCAGACGAAGAAGAATTTAAAATAAAATTAAATGAAAAATTAATTGAAGAAGCGACAGAATTTAGTGAAAATCCATCAATTGAAGAATTAGCAGATATTTTTGAAGTAATAAATGCAATTTGCGAATTTTACGGATTTGATTTAAAAGAAATTGAAGAAGAAAGAATAAAAAAGCTAAATGAACGCGGCGGGTTTAGTGAAAGGGTTATTTTAGATATTGTTGAATAA
- a CDS encoding minichromosome maintenance protein MCM has product MDDKKIHELRLYLVDYLKAYHLDDFRIEKYRVKVDIKNIYENYGFEFVNYLEEEPKEAVNLLEEAYTEAYYSVKGDKPHFVLSIYNLPDTINKKSGKVVTIEDINVETHGRLLEVEGIIVLATKIKMALKRGVHICTSCGEKKIEYIEKPFEAQFEPVCPKCAQNMMLLEDDSETKYVNFQELKLQQPLDLMSDPEEPPKFITVLLENSPGFYTGRVKVTGIPIKIQRNKKVPMYDLVFSGIHCEPVSEKLESDFTENEIESFEKIAKNENVIEILADRLIPDLKGYMTVKKAVFLQQVKGVKKGNKRNDSHILLITDPGTGKSLSLRKIAKIPGNVYGSVNMASGVGLTASVVQEKTEIGDNTYVIKPGLLVKANGGTACIDEFATNKKLHENLLEAMESQTIHISKGGLNTKLPSECAVLAAGNPRWGRFDPNVSIMEQINISPPILSRFDLIFPLIDEPDRTKDRGIAHHIISIHRAHLDKGKDKEIDLTSKVIDDIEIDFGFICKYITYARQLEPKITDEAENILTDYYLKMRKGVVQITARQLEAAIRLSEAIAKARLKTEVTCEDALEAVELINESLKETAFDPETGQYDVDKIMGVSKKERSRLTEVYDAIKDLGSIKDLVLYDDLLEALKMKEAILKEAIKKLITNGDIDEPKTGMYRII; this is encoded by the coding sequence ATGGATGATAAAAAAATTCATGAATTAAGGCTTTATCTCGTTGATTATCTAAAAGCGTACCATTTAGACGATTTCAGGATTGAAAAGTATCGTGTAAAAGTCGATATCAAAAATATCTACGAAAATTATGGTTTTGAATTCGTAAACTATCTCGAAGAAGAACCAAAAGAAGCGGTAAATCTGTTAGAAGAAGCATACACTGAAGCTTACTATTCAGTCAAAGGAGATAAACCGCATTTTGTGCTTTCAATCTACAATCTGCCTGACACCATCAACAAAAAGAGCGGAAAAGTCGTCACGATTGAAGACATAAACGTTGAAACGCACGGCCGGCTTCTCGAAGTTGAAGGAATAATCGTTCTTGCAACTAAAATCAAAATGGCGTTAAAACGGGGCGTTCACATCTGCACGAGCTGTGGTGAAAAGAAAATTGAATATATTGAAAAGCCTTTCGAAGCACAGTTTGAACCGGTTTGTCCGAAATGTGCTCAAAATATGATGTTGCTGGAAGACGATTCCGAAACAAAATACGTAAACTTTCAGGAATTAAAGCTCCAGCAACCTCTTGACCTGATGTCGGACCCTGAAGAACCGCCAAAGTTTATTACAGTGCTACTTGAAAACAGTCCCGGTTTTTACACTGGGCGAGTAAAAGTTACGGGAATTCCTATAAAAATCCAGAGAAACAAGAAAGTTCCGATGTACGACCTCGTGTTTTCTGGAATTCACTGCGAACCTGTAAGCGAGAAATTAGAATCGGATTTTACTGAAAATGAAATCGAATCTTTTGAAAAAATTGCTAAAAATGAAAATGTTATCGAAATTTTAGCAGATCGGCTGATTCCAGACCTTAAAGGATACATGACTGTTAAAAAAGCAGTTTTCCTCCAGCAAGTTAAAGGGGTTAAAAAGGGAAACAAGCGAAATGACAGCCATATTTTATTGATTACTGACCCCGGAACTGGAAAATCACTTTCATTAAGAAAAATTGCTAAGATTCCGGGAAACGTCTACGGCTCTGTGAACATGGCTTCAGGTGTCGGTTTGACTGCATCAGTCGTCCAGGAAAAAACCGAAATCGGTGATAACACCTACGTCATAAAACCGGGGCTTTTGGTTAAAGCAAACGGTGGAACCGCCTGTATCGACGAGTTTGCAACGAATAAGAAGTTACATGAAAATCTTCTCGAAGCAATGGAATCTCAAACCATTCACATCAGTAAAGGTGGACTTAATACAAAGTTGCCTTCAGAATGTGCAGTTCTTGCAGCGGGAAACCCAAGATGGGGTAGGTTTGACCCAAATGTGTCGATCATGGAACAGATCAATATTTCACCGCCAATTCTGAGCAGGTTTGATTTGATTTTCCCGCTGATTGATGAACCAGATAGAACAAAAGACCGCGGAATTGCACACCATATAATAAGTATTCATCGAGCACACCTTGACAAAGGCAAAGATAAGGAAATTGACCTTACATCAAAAGTTATTGATGATATCGAGATTGATTTTGGATTTATCTGTAAATATATCACCTATGCACGACAGCTCGAGCCAAAAATCACCGATGAAGCTGAAAATATCTTGACAGATTACTACCTGAAAATGAGAAAAGGGGTCGTCCAGATTACCGCAAGACAGCTTGAAGCTGCAATAAGGCTTTCAGAAGCGATTGCAAAAGCAAGGCTGAAAACAGAAGTAACATGTGAAGATGCACTCGAAGCTGTTGAATTAATCAACGAATCATTGAAAGAAACTGCATTTGACCCAGAAACCGGCCAATACGATGTTGATAAAATAATGGGTGTTTCTAAAAAGGAACGGTCCAGACTAACAGAAGTTTATGATGCAATAAAAGATTTGGGAAGTATTAAAGATCTTGTTTTATACGATGACCTTTTAGAAGCCCTGAAAATGAAAGAAGCCATATTAAAAGAAGCTATTAAAAAATTAATAACTAACGGCGACATTGACGAGCCAAAAACCGGAATGTACCGAATAATTTAA
- a CDS encoding DUF2540 domain-containing protein — MSDTITLGLIENVDRRTARYILHKVEDMNAVSPDILRKATEPKKQYRKTLSLSDIEKKIVEKHGKATSLLMNCYIVMNREGLINEN; from the coding sequence ATGAGTGATACGATAACTCTCGGACTTATTGAAAATGTTGATCGGAGAACTGCACGATACATCCTTCATAAAGTAGAAGATATGAACGCAGTTTCTCCAGATATATTAAGAAAAGCAACAGAACCAAAAAAACAGTATCGAAAAACACTTTCACTTTCCGATATTGAGAAAAAAATCGTTGAAAAGCATGGCAAAGCTACATCGCTTTTAATGAACTGCTACATTGTAATGAACCGCGAAGGACTTATAAACGAAAATTAA
- a CDS encoding class I SAM-dependent DNA methyltransferase, with the protein MAKLGFEEDLWKAADKLRGNINASDYRNVVLGLIFLKYISDAFEERYNQLLLEVKDGADPEDPDEYKSNIHGKSVFWVPKESRWEYIQERAKLDSIGVVIDGAMELIEKENSRLKGILPKEYANPTLDKRRLGELVDLIGRITLIDREHSQDILGRVYEYFLGQFASAEGKKGGEFYTPDCIVKLLVEMIEPYKGRVYDPCCGSGGMFVQSEKFVIEHSGKINDISIYGQESNPTTWKLANMNLAIRGIEADIKFGDSFHNDLHPDLKADFILANPPFNISDWGGNLLTDDKRWKHGVPPTGNANFAWVQHMIHHLSTTGIAGFVLANGSMSSNTSSEGEIRTNIINAGLVDAIVALPSQLFYNTQIPACLWFIRRGKEVRKGETLFIDAREMGEMISRKNRSLTEEDIKKIAGVYHSWRNGEGYEDVPGFCKSSDISDIEKQGFILTPGRYVGFKEEEDDGIPFEEKMESLVSELKKTFEEGEILDKRIKENLKKLGYEI; encoded by the coding sequence ATGGCAAAATTAGGCTTTGAAGAAGACCTCTGGAAGGCAGCAGACAAATTAAGAGGAAATATAAACGCTTCAGATTATCGTAATGTCGTATTAGGACTTATTTTTTTAAAATATATCTCAGACGCGTTTGAAGAGAGATATAATCAGTTACTTTTGGAAGTTAAAGACGGGGCAGACCCTGAAGACCCTGATGAATACAAATCAAACATTCATGGAAAAAGTGTATTCTGGGTTCCAAAAGAATCTCGATGGGAATACATCCAAGAACGTGCTAAATTAGACTCTATTGGAGTTGTTATTGATGGCGCAATGGAATTAATTGAAAAGGAAAATTCAAGATTAAAAGGAATTTTGCCAAAAGAATATGCAAACCCGACACTTGATAAAAGGAGACTTGGTGAACTTGTTGATTTAATCGGACGTATAACTTTAATCGACAGGGAGCACTCACAAGATATACTTGGTAGAGTTTACGAGTACTTTTTAGGGCAATTCGCAAGTGCTGAGGGTAAAAAAGGTGGTGAATTTTACACTCCTGACTGCATTGTAAAATTACTCGTTGAAATGATTGAACCTTACAAAGGAAGGGTATACGACCCTTGCTGTGGTTCTGGTGGAATGTTTGTTCAAAGTGAAAAGTTCGTAATTGAACATTCTGGAAAAATTAACGATATTTCAATCTACGGGCAAGAATCAAACCCGACAACATGGAAACTTGCAAACATGAATCTTGCGATTCGAGGTATTGAAGCAGATATTAAATTTGGGGATTCTTTCCACAATGATTTACACCCTGATTTGAAGGCTGACTTTATTCTTGCAAACCCGCCATTTAACATCAGTGACTGGGGAGGAAATCTGCTTACTGATGATAAAAGATGGAAACACGGAGTTCCACCAACAGGTAATGCAAACTTTGCATGGGTTCAACACATGATCCACCACCTTTCAACAACTGGAATTGCAGGCTTTGTTCTTGCAAACGGTTCGATGTCATCAAATACATCAAGCGAAGGGGAAATCAGAACCAATATAATTAATGCAGGGCTTGTTGATGCAATTGTTGCGCTTCCTTCTCAGTTATTCTATAACACACAGATTCCTGCATGTTTATGGTTTATAAGACGTGGAAAAGAGGTTCGAAAAGGGGAAACTCTCTTTATCGATGCTCGTGAAATGGGGGAAATGATAAGCAGGAAAAACAGATCTCTTACTGAAGAAGATATTAAAAAAATTGCAGGCGTTTATCATTCCTGGAGAAATGGTGAAGGTTATGAAGATGTTCCTGGATTTTGTAAATCTTCAGATATTTCCGATATTGAAAAACAGGGTTTTATCTTAACACCTGGTCGATATGTTGGATTTAAAGAAGAGGAAGATGACGGCATACCATTTGAAGAAAAAATGGAAAGTTTAGTGTCTGAACTTAAAAAGACGTTTGAAGAAGGGGAAATTCTTGACAAACGGATAAAAGAGAATTTGAAAAAACTGGGGTACGAAATTTAA
- a CDS encoding DUF262 domain-containing protein — MADGKIEVDKKILQDIFSKDFWYVIPEYQRPYAWQSDNIADLIGDIHYAQNNGTNEYFVGSLVLKKTEEKDFSEYDVLDGQQRLTSFIILFACLRDRIKDEVYKDTLQSLIYQEANKPRKIPSRNKMQYQIRHNVEEFMNDHIITAGGTEKYDDLRSKKKKGDKSIYNMINAIFSAYENLNKIEDLEEFVDYLLNNVILIYVSTDNEEDAFRLFTILNDRGISLTSADIIKSTNIGALVNEKDQNEYARLWEEMENKIENRKSGDFDRFLGFIRTIFIKEKAQSVLRQEFDKKIYLKDGTGILKKGKEVMDVILEYDDIYDQIIELENKNLSNEFKNLVTNMKIGISSEEWIPPLLLYYKKFKMSKLTEFLKLLEYKFVGDLVCRESPDKRRKNIFEILREIEKTELNSIDDLLSNKLHFM; from the coding sequence ATGGCAGATGGCAAAATCGAAGTGGATAAAAAAATTCTTCAAGATATATTTTCAAAAGATTTTTGGTATGTAATTCCAGAATATCAAAGACCTTATGCTTGGCAATCTGATAATATTGCTGATTTAATAGGAGATATACATTACGCTCAAAATAATGGTACTAACGAATATTTTGTAGGTTCATTGGTTTTAAAAAAAACAGAAGAGAAAGATTTTAGTGAATACGATGTTTTAGATGGCCAACAAAGGCTAACTTCCTTCATAATCTTATTTGCATGTTTAAGAGATAGGATTAAAGATGAAGTATACAAAGATACTCTCCAATCTTTAATATATCAAGAAGCAAACAAACCAAGAAAAATTCCTTCTCGAAATAAGATGCAATATCAAATAAGACATAATGTGGAAGAATTCATGAATGACCATATTATAACAGCAGGCGGAACAGAAAAATATGACGATTTAAGATCTAAAAAGAAAAAGGGGGATAAATCCATATATAATATGATCAATGCGATATTTTCGGCCTATGAAAATTTAAATAAAATTGAGGATTTAGAAGAATTTGTAGATTACCTGTTAAATAACGTTATATTGATTTATGTTTCAACCGATAACGAAGAGGATGCATTTAGGCTCTTTACAATTCTTAACGATAGAGGAATTTCACTTACGTCTGCAGATATTATAAAATCCACAAATATCGGTGCGCTTGTAAATGAAAAAGATCAGAACGAATATGCTCGATTATGGGAGGAAATGGAAAATAAAATTGAAAACAGAAAATCTGGAGATTTTGATAGATTTTTGGGATTTATCCGTACAATATTCATAAAAGAAAAAGCTCAAAGTGTGTTAAGACAGGAATTTGATAAAAAAATATATTTAAAAGATGGAACGGGCATATTAAAAAAAGGAAAAGAAGTAATGGATGTAATTTTGGAATATGATGACATCTACGACCAGATAATAGAGCTTGAAAATAAAAATTTATCAAACGAATTTAAAAATTTAGTTACCAACATGAAAATAGGTATTTCTTCGGAAGAGTGGATACCTCCCTTATTGTTGTACTATAAAAAATTTAAAATGAGTAAATTAACGGAATTTTTAAAATTATTGGAATACAAATTTGTGGGAGATTTGGTATGTCGTGAGAGTCCAGATAAACGAAGAAAAAATATCTTTGAAATATTAAGGGAGATCGAAAAAACAGAATTAAACTCAATTGATGATTTATTATCAAACAAACTGCATTTTATGTAG
- a CDS encoding helix-turn-helix transcriptional regulator — protein sequence MVTRVLFKKHVREVLELLGKHDELYFSEISELLGVHQGSLSRVMKELTDEKFIEKRKEEKDVALPKAYYALTEIGKTALEIYDIVNKMEKMQKEL from the coding sequence ATGGTTACAAGAGTTCTTTTTAAAAAACACGTCCGAGAAGTTTTAGAATTGCTCGGAAAACATGATGAATTATATTTTAGTGAAATTAGTGAACTTTTGGGCGTTCATCAGGGCAGTTTAAGTAGAGTAATGAAAGAATTAACTGATGAGAAGTTTATTGAAAAAAGAAAAGAAGAAAAAGACGTTGCTTTACCCAAGGCATATTATGCTTTGACTGAAATCGGTAAGACTGCGTTGGAAATCTATGATATTGTAAATAAAATGGAAAAAATGCAAAAAGAACTTTAA
- a CDS encoding DUF5655 domain-containing protein — protein MSLFKISGKSVEKMNSTKNIERKIQNLCENNLEEIFGVKFLRSEYPTTTGGRMDTLGIDFEGNPVIIEYKQVESENIITQGLFYLDWLIDHKGDFEQVLNKAGVEMEVSWDSPRVILVAKSYSKYDTYAVNQFSGNIELWKYMIYDDEVLHIERINLAKDEKEKAIRHKSRVTYQTYEIDHHLAGKPENIVNLYYLVRDEILKLDENISEKIKKLYIAYTLDKNFCEFVVQKNGLRAYININKDILEDPKDISEDVSYKGHWGSGCTSLKIEKEEDIPYAMELIKQSYEKNL, from the coding sequence ATGTCATTGTTTAAAATTTCTGGAAAATCTGTTGAAAAAATGAATTCAACGAAGAATATTGAGAGAAAAATTCAAAATTTGTGTGAAAACAACCTTGAAGAAATATTTGGTGTTAAATTTTTAAGGTCTGAATACCCGACAACTACGGGCGGCCGTATGGATACGTTAGGAATTGATTTTGAAGGAAATCCTGTAATTATTGAATATAAACAGGTTGAAAGCGAAAACATAATTACTCAAGGGTTATTTTATCTTGACTGGCTTATTGACCACAAGGGAGATTTTGAACAGGTTTTAAATAAAGCCGGTGTTGAAATGGAAGTTTCATGGGATTCTCCGCGTGTTATTCTTGTTGCAAAATCTTATTCTAAATATGACACTTACGCAGTAAACCAGTTTTCTGGAAATATCGAGCTCTGGAAATACATGATTTATGATGATGAAGTGTTACATATCGAGAGAATAAACCTTGCAAAAGATGAAAAAGAAAAAGCTATTCGCCATAAATCAAGAGTAACTTATCAGACGTATGAAATAGACCACCACTTGGCAGGAAAACCTGAAAATATTGTAAATTTATATTATCTAGTTCGGGATGAAATTTTAAAACTTGATGAAAATATTTCTGAAAAAATAAAGAAATTATATATCGCTTATACTCTTGATAAGAATTTTTGTGAGTTCGTTGTTCAGAAAAACGGTTTAAGAGCTTACATTAATATTAATAAAGACATACTTGAAGATCCAAAGGATATTTCGGAAGATGTATCTTATAAGGGTCATTGGGGTTCAGGCTGTACTTCTTTAAAAATCGAAAAAGAAGAAGATATTCCTTATGCAATGGAATTAATTAAACAAAGTTACGAGAAAAACCTTTAA
- a CDS encoding DUF2080 family transposase-associated protein — MKIRKKSWRKPRKMYPTFSGVIKAIGNSGTLDVSVPYEYIGKKAFLTVIDDDDEIEACFNRKSES, encoded by the coding sequence ATGAAGATTAGAAAAAAATCATGGCGAAAACCAAGAAAAATGTACCCGACATTTTCAGGCGTTATAAAAGCGATTGGAAATTCAGGAACTCTCGATGTTTCAGTTCCTTATGAATACATCGGAAAAAAAGCATTTTTAACGGTTATTGATGACGATGACGAAATTGAAGCATGTTTCAACAGAAAATCTGAAAGTTAA